A window from Jaculus jaculus isolate mJacJac1 unplaced genomic scaffold, mJacJac1.mat.Y.cur mat_scaffold_59_1_489403_arrow_ctg1, whole genome shotgun sequence encodes these proteins:
- the LOC123457476 gene encoding glucosidase 2 subunit beta-like has product MPPVPPAHTLCPLRTPRPPAPPLSQEDKEEIEQEGDEEKEEKDEEKKNSLHI; this is encoded by the exons ATGCCCCCCGTGCCTCCAGCACACACTCTGTGCCCCCTGCGCACCCCACGCCCCCCCGCTCCCCCCCT GTCACAGGAAGACAAAGAGGAAATAGAGCAGGAAGGtgatgaagaaaaggaggagaaagatgagGAGAAGAAAAACTCATTGCACATATAA